The following coding sequences lie in one Apium graveolens cultivar Ventura chromosome 3, ASM990537v1, whole genome shotgun sequence genomic window:
- the LOC141711533 gene encoding QWRF motif-containing protein 3-like: MKKSSVSDEPRRPKFREVSSRYLHNIPPSPQIQIEKNSSLSSNSSLSSPLWQITKSSGSTNDTRKHRSHDSGLLRKLWPSAGKSSRGEKEKELKKSDNSMFLNRQKSCSSTVFSRFDSTPQSNSSSGSSSKENYKPFFGGSMRYTGKFKFPGRSSSPSSPMIDEDDHVIPGRMSVDETAFRERSFGGKSSDLLDNQDSGSECSDYGSNNSLGSPYIGRNSPASYMSPTVSSSFRKSGLEASSIDQKHRRGTSETNIVTDNFKKMNLKNSVKRANSLTAPSKKSSPRHSNLKPPSPPHWDSKPPTSPSKGKLPPTSPSRSKGVGSFISLGLDLFKHKKPYPSSAGSGTAVVSGVNTLAESVHQLRMLHNRLLQWRYTNARGSAVNEHVTSQAESKLLYGYDAVLKLQSSVLQKRLQLEKEKLEMKLYSILLSQIKTLETWSNLERQHLSAVTMTTDALHSAVCRIPLVEGAVVVPETASLALRYASDLAVSIESMLSTYSPEVEKNVAVLAELAKVAAQEKAMLEECVELSKYISMLEMEEWSLQCQVVQMKSMQQQQQQDVPASLPPV, from the exons ATGAAAAAATCATCAGTTTCCGACGAGCCGCGGAGGCCGAAATTTCGAGAAGTGAGCTCACGGTATCTGCATAACATTCCTCCATCTCCTCAAATTCAAATCGAGAAAAATTCTTCACTTTCATCAAATTCATCGCTCTCATCACCGTTATGGCAAATAACTAAATCATCGGGTTCGACTAATGATACTCGAAAACACCGGAGCCACGACTCAGGTTTGTTACGAAAGCTCTGGCCATCTGCTGGAAAATCATCTAGaggagaaaaagaaaaagaattaAAAAAGTCGGATAATTCAATGTTTCTTAATAGGCAGAAAAGCTGCAGCAGCACTGTGTTTTCGAGATTCGATAGCACTCCTCAGAGTAATAGTAGTAGTGGTAGTAGTAGTAAGGAGAATTATAAGCCTTTTTTCGGTGGATCAATGCGATACACTGGAAAATTTAAATTTCCTGGAAGATCATCCTCGCCTTCATCACCGATGATTGACGAGGATGATCATGTAATTCCAGGAAGAATGTCGGTTGATGAGACAGCGTTTCGTGAGAGATCATTCGGAGGAAAATCATCTGATTTATTGGATAATCAGGATTCGGGATCAGAGTGTAGTGATTATGGCTCGAACAACAGTTTAGGATCACCTTATATAGGTAGAAATTCTCCTGCATCTTACATGTCACCAACTGTGAGTTCGAGTTTTCGTAAGTCTGGTTTAGAGGCTTCTTCTATTGATCAAAAGCATAGAAGAGGAACGTCCGAGACAAACATTGTGACGGATAATTTTAAGaaaatgaatttgaaaaataGTGTGAAAAGAGCTAATTCGCTAACAGCACCCTCTAAAAAGTCATCACCGCGACATTCAAATTTGAAGCCTCCTTCACCTCCTCATTGGGATTCCAAACCTCCTACTAGTCCGTCTAAGGGGAAATTGCCTCCGACAAGTCCTTCAAGGTCGAAAGGGGTTGGGAGTTTTATTAGTTTGGGACTGGATTTGTTCAAGCATAAGAAACCTTATCCTAGCAGTGCTGGTAGTGGAACTGCAGTGGTTTCAGGTGTGAACACACTCGCGGAGAGTGTCCATCAGCTTCGAATGTTGCATAATCGCTTACTGCAGTGGAGATACACTAATGCTCGAGGTTCAGCTGTTAATGAGCATGTCACTTCTCAGGCTGAG agCAAATTACTATACGGGTATGATGCTGTCTTGAAGTTGCAGAGTTCTGTGCTACAGAAGAGACTACAGCTAGAAAAAGAGAAACTGgagatgaagctttatagtatTCTGCTGTCTCAG ATTAAGACTTTGGAAACATGGAGTAATCTAGAAAGACAACACCTATCAGCAGTTACGATGACCACAGATGCTTTGCATTCTGCTGTTTGCAGAATTCCCCTTGTTGAAGGAGCTGTG GTGGTACCTGAAACAGCTTCCTTGGCATTGCGGTATGCATCAGATTTGGCAGTATCAATTGAGTCCATGTTATCAACTTATTCACCTGAG GTGGAGAAAAATGTTGCAGTACTTGCAGAATTAGCAAAAGTAGCAGCACAAGAGAAGGCTATGTTGGAGGAGTGCGTAGAGTTGTCCAAATATATTTCGATGTTAGAG ATGGAAGAATGGAGCTTGCAGTGTCAAGTTGTTCAAATGAAATCgatgcagcaacagcaacaacaagaCGTCCCTGCATCGCTTCCTCCAGTTTAG